One Nanoarchaeota archaeon DNA window includes the following coding sequences:
- a CDS encoding PH domain-containing protein has translation MNEKMLLKFNSTRIAFLKLYLAGFVWIMAWIVVYFGIAGISIPATLTPYLFILPIIGLLHILWAEISIRVNRFYISDQRIAEKKGILSIEETYLQTDRVANYTIKQNFIERLLDIGTIEIESVDGDDEPEIVMKCVGGIDKIRNLLDSLISATKYGTHAK, from the coding sequence ATGAACGAAAAGATGCTCCTTAAGTTCAATTCCACGCGCATCGCATTTTTAAAATTGTATCTTGCCGGCTTCGTTTGGATAATGGCATGGATTGTCGTATACTTCGGCATTGCAGGCATATCTATTCCCGCAACATTAACGCCATATTTATTTATTCTGCCAATTATCGGGCTTTTGCATATTTTGTGGGCTGAAATCAGCATACGTGTAAACCGGTTCTATATATCCGACCAAAGAATTGCCGAGAAAAAAGGAATTCTTTCAATAGAAGAAACGTATCTTCAGACAGACCGTGTGGCAAACTACACAATAAAGCAGAACTTCATCGAGCGGCTTCTTGATATCGGAACAATAGAAATAGAAAGCGTTGACGGCGACGATGAGCCGGAAATCGTAATGAAATGCGTCGGCGGAATAGATAAAATAAGGAATCTTCTTGACAGCCTGATATCTGCGACAAAATATGGAACGCACGCCAAATAA